Proteins encoded in a region of the Atopobium sp. oral taxon 416 genome:
- a CDS encoding glycerate kinase, giving the protein MRNYTVLLASDSFKGSAMSREVEDYLEEGIRRVVPQAHILKYLIADGGEGTLEALLTACKGTRYTEKVHGPLGDSVQAPYALLGDGKTAVIEMAQASGITLMPKSNENALKASTYGTGELIEAALEQGARKFLIGLGGSATSDGGWGMAQALGVKFLDAEGQPIRPGLRGLKDLRQIDTSGLDPRIRESEFTALSDVTNPLTGSEGAVFVYGPQKGIAPEELHEVDVWMASYARLIEQELTGVSTDVPGAGAAGGLGAGLHVFCGARIVSGIDTILDLIGIESKMDTVDLVVTGEGHMDNQSVKGKAPIGVAKRAKKHNLPVIAVVGGREDDLSSVYSAGIDCVLTTVEGPCTLEDCMKRVAIEIPNAGETTMRAFLLGRSRAQ; this is encoded by the coding sequence ATGAGGAACTATACGGTCTTGCTTGCTTCGGATTCCTTCAAAGGCTCTGCGATGAGCCGTGAGGTGGAAGACTACCTCGAAGAGGGAATCCGCCGGGTTGTGCCCCAAGCCCATATTCTCAAATACCTGATTGCCGATGGGGGAGAAGGGACGTTGGAAGCCCTGCTCACCGCCTGTAAGGGGACACGCTATACCGAGAAGGTGCACGGACCGCTGGGCGATTCCGTTCAGGCTCCCTATGCGCTTCTGGGTGACGGGAAGACTGCGGTGATCGAGATGGCGCAGGCTTCGGGAATAACTCTGATGCCTAAATCGAATGAGAATGCGCTTAAAGCTTCTACCTATGGTACCGGTGAGCTGATCGAAGCAGCACTTGAACAGGGGGCAAGAAAGTTCCTTATTGGACTTGGCGGCAGCGCGACAAGTGACGGCGGATGGGGAATGGCACAAGCCTTAGGCGTAAAGTTCCTCGATGCTGAAGGACAACCGATCCGGCCCGGTCTCAGAGGGCTTAAGGATCTGCGCCAGATTGATACTTCCGGATTAGATCCCCGTATCCGGGAAAGTGAGTTTACCGCACTCAGTGATGTCACCAATCCCCTCACTGGTTCGGAGGGAGCTGTCTTCGTGTACGGTCCACAGAAGGGGATTGCACCGGAAGAGCTGCATGAGGTAGACGTGTGGATGGCTTCGTATGCCCGCCTCATCGAACAGGAACTGACAGGCGTATCGACTGATGTTCCCGGTGCCGGTGCTGCGGGTGGCTTAGGCGCAGGCCTGCATGTATTTTGCGGCGCTCGTATCGTGTCCGGTATTGACACGATCCTTGACCTGATCGGCATCGAATCGAAGATGGATACTGTCGATCTTGTCGTCACCGGTGAAGGCCATATGGACAACCAATCAGTCAAAGGAAAAGCGCCGATCGGAGTAGCTAAGCGTGCAAAGAAGCATAACCTTCCCGTGATAGCTGTGGTGGGAGGTAGAGAAGATGACCTCTCTTCTGTCTACAGTGCGGGGATCGACTGTGTGCTCACGACGGTTGAAGGTCCCTGTACGTTGGAAGATTGCATGAAACGTGTGGCGATTGAGATCCCCAATGCTGGAGAGACCACAATGCGGGCCTTTCTATTGGGCCGCTCTCGTGCACAGTAG
- a CDS encoding VWA domain-containing protein, giving the protein MKKTLEWTHPALHLVQKALMAAVAIIVAVGLFVSPVTAFAENASTTDLTAPTHEKTVTDNGDGTYKITLSVTGNSVQSSTTTHADVIVVMDLSRSMNYGQWGDYYTRPSRLSVAKSAVNSLADELLSNNTIDNPDAVRLSLVTFSDYATVNKEFTTDLDDFQDTVDGLSATGGTNWEDALTVANSMQTRDASHTYIIFVSDGNPTFRNTLGGYTDYREDRESTSGSHTYYGSGNSDDNGKNYYYASQVASSITDADKILFSVGVFGNVSRMQQLASDAGQAGNYYSASDQTSLNQAFQNIANTITTNISYTNVKIEDTLNSTYVDYALPTNASVPEFTYSYKKNGVDYTPTSPIPSASFTDGKVSWDLGSIELEKGVTYAVSFNVKLNQKAYDDAANAEDIFKVYTNSTGTLSYRKITRVTGQEPKYSDQETLEYDNPQVTVPVSKLTVSKSWKNSDGTDADSSLLPDALVVTVKQTNAKGETNYTYRTVTLNAANNWTSTVNVSAGPGGNTYSVTENTTDAWAQGLPNAVKLTGLTAQTGTQAITNIYRTGTLTLKKMTKGNAANTSDSFKFELNCAGLENKTFTSEDKTIAFDGTGKAEVELSNDETITLTNVPADTTIVITETSTTPNAKTTTTAKVGDTTTTFTRDEPKTVNATVTDGGTTDVVYTNQAEIVPDTGLDIFTASQGVLLGVAVAGAATLAAAAIRKNHGE; this is encoded by the coding sequence ATGAAGAAGACGCTTGAATGGACACATCCAGCATTGCATCTCGTTCAGAAGGCACTTATGGCTGCTGTCGCCATCATCGTGGCAGTAGGTCTGTTCGTCTCGCCTGTGACAGCGTTTGCTGAGAATGCCTCAACGACAGACCTTACGGCTCCGACTCATGAGAAGACTGTCACGGATAATGGTGATGGTACCTATAAGATCACGCTCAGCGTGACCGGTAACTCTGTCCAGAGCTCAACGACTACACATGCTGATGTCATTGTTGTCATGGATCTCTCGCGTTCTATGAACTACGGTCAGTGGGGTGATTACTATACCAGACCGTCGCGCCTGTCAGTTGCGAAGAGTGCAGTTAACTCTCTTGCCGATGAACTGCTGTCGAACAATACCATCGATAATCCAGACGCCGTTCGTCTTTCGCTTGTCACCTTTAGCGATTATGCAACTGTGAATAAAGAATTTACTACCGATCTTGACGATTTCCAGGATACTGTTGATGGACTGAGCGCAACTGGCGGAACCAACTGGGAAGATGCCCTGACAGTTGCCAATAGCATGCAAACGCGTGATGCAAGCCATACTTACATCATCTTCGTCTCTGACGGCAATCCGACATTCAGAAATACTCTTGGTGGTTATACCGATTACCGCGAAGATCGTGAGAGTACCTCCGGCAGCCATACCTACTATGGATCGGGCAACTCTGACGACAATGGGAAGAACTACTACTATGCATCACAGGTAGCATCCTCGATTACTGACGCAGACAAGATTCTGTTCTCTGTTGGCGTTTTCGGCAACGTCTCGAGGATGCAGCAGCTTGCTTCTGATGCGGGACAGGCGGGCAACTACTACAGTGCAAGCGATCAGACTTCCCTGAATCAGGCCTTTCAGAATATCGCCAACACCATTACGACCAATATTTCCTATACGAACGTGAAGATTGAGGACACTCTTAACTCAACGTATGTGGATTACGCCCTGCCGACAAACGCATCGGTCCCCGAATTCACCTACAGCTACAAGAAGAATGGCGTTGACTATACGCCGACGTCTCCCATTCCTTCCGCATCTTTTACAGATGGCAAGGTGAGCTGGGATCTCGGGAGCATTGAGCTTGAGAAGGGTGTTACCTATGCCGTGAGCTTCAATGTAAAGCTGAACCAGAAGGCGTATGACGACGCAGCAAACGCTGAAGATATCTTCAAGGTCTATACGAATAGTACTGGCACGCTCTCATACAGAAAGATTACGAGGGTGACTGGTCAGGAACCAAAGTACTCCGATCAAGAGACCCTCGAGTATGACAACCCGCAGGTGACGGTTCCAGTCTCCAAGCTCACTGTCTCCAAGAGCTGGAAGAACAGCGATGGCACTGATGCTGATTCATCTCTTCTTCCAGATGCCCTTGTAGTTACCGTTAAGCAGACGAATGCTAAGGGTGAGACCAACTATACTTACAGAACTGTCACGCTGAATGCAGCGAACAATTGGACATCGACTGTCAATGTCTCTGCTGGTCCTGGTGGCAACACCTATAGCGTGACTGAGAATACGACTGATGCGTGGGCGCAGGGTCTTCCTAATGCAGTGAAGCTTACTGGTCTTACCGCACAGACTGGTACTCAGGCAATCACCAATATCTACAGGACGGGCACACTAACTCTCAAGAAGATGACTAAGGGTAATGCTGCTAACACAAGTGATTCGTTTAAGTTTGAGTTGAATTGTGCTGGCCTCGAGAACAAGACATTCACAAGCGAGGACAAGACTATTGCATTCGATGGAACTGGTAAAGCTGAAGTTGAACTGTCGAATGACGAGACTATCACGCTGACCAACGTTCCTGCTGACACGACCATTGTCATTACGGAGACATCCACTACTCCTAATGCTAAGACAACGACGACCGCGAAGGTCGGCGATACCACTACGACCTTTACCAGGGATGAACCCAAGACTGTCAATGCGACGGTTACAGATGGCGGGACCACTGATGTGGTCTACACGAACCAGGCTGAGATTGTTCCTGACACTGGTCTTGATATCTTCACTGCATCTCAAGGTGTGCTTCTCGGTGTAGCTGTAGCAGGTGCAGCAACGCTCGCAGCAGCGGCCATAAGGAAGAACCATGGCGAGTGA
- the lepB gene encoding signal peptidase I: MEAFHSELLQAPTKAAIEKRRGRFETQRSVAGTLLKLLIFIGALYLVFTTAFGLFRVVGNAMRPTAGDGDLALTTRIFDSLETNDLVVYEHGGALQLGRVVAQPGDTVEIDDDGDLLVNGNLQASVTQGTTVKGSGSFKYPIALRDGQYFILNDDRSSTQDSRELGPVGLNEVRGKLIALLRLREI; the protein is encoded by the coding sequence TTGGAAGCTTTCCACTCAGAGCTCCTCCAAGCTCCGACGAAAGCTGCTATCGAGAAACGCAGAGGTCGCTTCGAGACGCAGAGGTCAGTAGCGGGTACCCTGCTCAAGCTCCTGATCTTCATTGGAGCGCTCTACTTGGTCTTCACCACAGCCTTCGGGCTCTTCCGTGTTGTAGGAAATGCAATGCGGCCGACGGCGGGGGATGGGGATCTGGCACTGACGACGAGGATCTTCGACTCGCTCGAGACGAACGATCTGGTGGTGTACGAGCACGGAGGAGCCCTTCAGCTCGGACGTGTGGTTGCACAGCCAGGAGATACCGTCGAGATTGACGATGACGGAGATTTACTAGTCAATGGCAACCTGCAGGCTTCGGTCACGCAAGGAACCACGGTGAAAGGTTCGGGTTCCTTCAAATACCCGATCGCCCTAAGGGATGGACAATACTTCATCCTCAACGACGACAGAAGTTCTACCCAAGACTCGAGAGAGCTTGGTCCGGTTGGGCTTAACGAGGTCAGGGGAAAGCTCATAGCGCTCCTCAGGCTCCGTGAGATATAG
- a CDS encoding Spy0128 family protein, with protein sequence MKFSSKKFGSIATAAVLAGTMAFMPATAFATTVTSTNNLVSKTWVAASNAQLNDAEKFTFDLTFDSAKTQQQGTNTLTDFSDFGTKKVDVTTTWKKDANGKTSATANLSAADLFGTTDFTTPGTYVFHLKEEKGSNPNITYSDVEYDIYVTVAWPDDYPTSKTPVIKSIKVHDKDNNKTETASFTNSAAANDNLTVSKNVSGSAANIADTFSYTLDVKGATGQYTVKKSDGTSDTLTAGTTYTFTLQDGQHIVVNNLPDGATYTVTETDTKSYDSTDVTDEDDTTADNVTLADVKGGNAPIGKGTISKGGDAVAFKNKKGFASDTGITMNTLPFIAVAMVAVAGGVALVISRRRHAGEDF encoded by the coding sequence ATGAAGTTCAGCTCGAAGAAGTTTGGGAGCATCGCTACTGCTGCGGTGCTCGCAGGAACCATGGCATTTATGCCAGCAACTGCGTTTGCAACAACCGTAACGTCTACCAACAACCTCGTCAGTAAGACGTGGGTTGCAGCTTCCAATGCCCAGCTCAACGATGCCGAGAAGTTTACCTTCGATCTCACCTTCGATAGTGCGAAGACACAGCAGCAGGGCACCAACACCCTGACCGATTTCTCTGACTTCGGTACCAAGAAAGTTGACGTCACCACAACTTGGAAGAAAGATGCTAATGGCAAAACCTCTGCAACTGCTAATCTCTCAGCAGCTGATCTCTTTGGTACGACTGATTTCACGACCCCGGGAACCTATGTATTCCATCTGAAGGAGGAGAAAGGCTCTAACCCCAATATCACTTATAGTGATGTTGAGTATGACATCTACGTGACTGTCGCCTGGCCCGATGACTATCCAACCAGCAAGACGCCGGTTATCAAGAGCATTAAGGTTCATGACAAGGACAACAACAAGACCGAAACCGCATCCTTCACCAATTCTGCTGCCGCAAACGACAACCTGACCGTCTCCAAGAACGTCTCCGGTTCTGCAGCCAACATCGCAGATACCTTCAGCTATACCCTCGATGTCAAAGGTGCTACTGGACAATACACTGTCAAGAAGTCGGATGGTACTTCTGACACGCTTACTGCTGGAACGACATATACCTTCACTCTGCAGGATGGTCAGCATATCGTCGTGAACAACCTCCCTGACGGCGCTACCTATACCGTCACGGAGACGGATACAAAGTCCTATGACAGCACTGATGTCACGGACGAGGATGATACGACGGCAGATAACGTCACCTTGGCAGATGTGAAGGGAGGCAACGCCCCGATCGGCAAGGGTACCATCAGCAAGGGTGGTGACGCTGTTGCCTTCAAGAACAAGAAGGGCTTCGCTTCCGATACCGGCATTACGATGAACACCCTCCCGTTCATTGCGGTCGCTATGGTTGCTGTCGCTGGCGGTGTAGCCCTCGTTATCTCCCGTCGTCGTCATGCCGGCGAGGACTTCTAA
- a CDS encoding class B sortase has product MRAVADTFGCYGRYGHQTAGARAARIFDHVVTWVMVIVLLLIGGLAGYSLWDSYQVVEGTDLTQYRPGGYGFGELLAMNPDVVAWLTVDNTGIDYPVVQGSDDFEYLDKDATGASSASGSLFLDSACDRNFTEPYEVIMGHHMVSHKMFGDLDLFLDHSFFDSNKSAKLYLPHETLELEVDAVLTENAYDQVIFGTPAETGQVAEVVQKAESSAVHYRQGSLSSEVQIISLSTCSSNATDARTIVLCKVVDRYDEDNAGD; this is encoded by the coding sequence ATGCGTGCGGTAGCAGACACCTTCGGATGCTATGGAAGGTACGGGCACCAGACAGCTGGTGCCCGTGCTGCCCGTATCTTTGACCATGTCGTTACGTGGGTGATGGTCATCGTCCTGCTCCTGATTGGGGGCCTTGCAGGATATTCCCTTTGGGATTCCTATCAGGTGGTAGAAGGTACCGATCTCACGCAGTATCGTCCAGGGGGCTATGGTTTCGGCGAGCTTCTCGCGATGAATCCCGATGTAGTTGCCTGGCTCACGGTAGACAACACGGGCATCGACTATCCGGTGGTCCAGGGATCGGATGATTTCGAGTACCTCGACAAGGATGCGACGGGAGCAAGCTCTGCGTCAGGATCTCTCTTCCTAGACTCTGCCTGTGACCGGAACTTCACCGAACCCTATGAGGTCATCATGGGACACCACATGGTATCCCACAAGATGTTCGGAGATCTCGACCTCTTTCTGGATCATAGCTTCTTCGATTCGAACAAGTCGGCCAAGCTCTATCTGCCACACGAGACGCTCGAGCTTGAAGTGGATGCGGTGCTTACGGAGAATGCCTACGATCAGGTCATCTTCGGGACGCCTGCAGAAACAGGACAGGTGGCGGAGGTAGTCCAGAAGGCTGAGAGTTCGGCTGTGCACTACCGACAAGGCAGTCTCTCTTCGGAAGTTCAGATCATCTCTCTTTCGACCTGCTCTTCCAATGCGACGGATGCGAGGACTATCGTGCTCTGCAAGGTGGTCGACCGGTACGACGAGGACAATGCAGGAGACTAG
- a CDS encoding Spy0128 family protein, producing the protein MPELKVPGYNREGHKDMIRQSKVGSFRTKGVRGFSLFVAALGLICAVIADTAVPAFAYDKAEADIPVEVTLSGDKAESVPGFTVTAKPQNDASYKALAEGTLFFNGAGKASFAVTASEPVEYSYKVTQTVGNAENWTYDSRIYQVTVQFWNDNSEKLTPKVFVYEIDTSGKKVGKAELCSFDNSYTAPAAPEPPAKQKPEQRKEMNPDMSDTASIATIQALSALGIAFIGIAVCMRFGKCRNDK; encoded by the coding sequence ATGCCGGAACTCAAAGTGCCCGGCTACAACAGAGAAGGACACAAGGATATGATCAGGCAGAGCAAAGTTGGATCGTTCCGCACGAAAGGTGTTCGCGGATTCAGCTTGTTCGTGGCAGCTCTGGGTCTCATCTGCGCCGTTATCGCTGACACGGCTGTCCCTGCATTCGCTTACGACAAGGCTGAAGCCGATATCCCTGTCGAGGTCACACTCTCCGGAGACAAGGCCGAGTCTGTTCCTGGCTTCACTGTCACGGCAAAGCCTCAGAACGATGCAAGTTACAAGGCACTGGCCGAAGGCACGCTCTTCTTCAATGGAGCAGGCAAAGCCTCTTTCGCTGTGACGGCTTCTGAGCCAGTCGAGTACTCCTACAAGGTCACCCAGACCGTAGGAAACGCCGAGAACTGGACCTATGACTCCCGCATTTACCAGGTGACGGTGCAGTTTTGGAATGATAACTCCGAGAAGCTGACGCCCAAGGTCTTCGTCTACGAGATTGATACCTCCGGCAAAAAGGTCGGTAAGGCTGAGCTCTGCTCCTTCGATAACAGCTACACTGCCCCTGCCGCGCCTGAGCCTCCTGCAAAGCAGAAGCCTGAGCAGAGGAAGGAGATGAACCCGGATATGTCCGATACCGCCTCCATCGCGACGATCCAGGCACTCTCTGCTCTGGGTATTGCCTTCATCGGCATTGCCGTCTGCATGCGCTTCGGGAAGTGCAGGAACGACAAGTAG
- a CDS encoding helix-turn-helix domain-containing protein encodes MHTDLRVKHDIEARKKAAELFGKGRGYKSVAKELSMSRSTVRKWQQIWKAFGSEALLSMDGKPARYTYGQKVVAAKAVVEDGMSKGDAMARYGIMSLAPLDRWCRAYRKGGAEALRPKPKGRPKGSGAAARPLTREQQLERRVQ; translated from the coding sequence ATGCATACCGATCTGAGGGTCAAGCACGACATCGAGGCAAGGAAGAAGGCGGCAGAGCTCTTCGGGAAAGGACGTGGATACAAGAGCGTGGCGAAGGAGCTCTCCATGTCGCGCAGCACCGTGAGAAAATGGCAGCAGATATGGAAGGCGTTCGGAAGCGAGGCGCTGCTGTCGATGGACGGGAAGCCGGCAAGGTATACATACGGACAGAAGGTCGTGGCCGCGAAGGCCGTCGTCGAGGATGGCATGTCCAAGGGCGATGCGATGGCTAGGTATGGCATCATGTCGCTGGCCCCGCTCGACAGGTGGTGCAGGGCATACCGCAAGGGCGGCGCCGAGGCGCTGAGGCCGAAGCCCAAGGGACGCCCGAAGGGATCGGGGGCCGCAGCGAGGCCGCTCACGCGCGAGCAGCAGCTCGAGCGCAGGGTTCAGTAG
- a CDS encoding IS3 family transposase: MHALAQEGYRLDDLLAAAGLARSTYHYALSHPARPTRPKLWKRVTEIFSRCPNGCGHREIAMCLRSEDGARIADKTVLKIMHEMGISCGIRRETDYHRYNSYKGVVGSTFENLLGRDFAAEGSWEKMGTDVTEFRCSFGKAYLAPLYDFSSREIVAWSISEHPDMAQQMDMLCMLIEKLPAWKHPLLHSDMGWQYQHEAYCSKLEGAGIVQSMSRKGNCLDNACTEGLFGHMKDEFFRGNDWDTFGVFKADLEAYIIFWNTRRRQKALGGLTPEEFRNQAV; this comes from the coding sequence GTGCATGCGCTCGCGCAGGAGGGCTACAGGCTCGACGACCTGCTGGCGGCAGCGGGCCTCGCGAGGTCGACGTACCACTATGCGCTCTCCCATCCCGCCAGACCCACCAGGCCAAAGCTCTGGAAGCGCGTGACGGAGATATTCTCGCGCTGCCCCAACGGATGCGGCCACAGGGAGATAGCCATGTGCCTGCGCAGCGAGGACGGAGCGCGCATAGCCGACAAGACGGTGCTCAAGATCATGCACGAGATGGGGATATCCTGCGGCATCAGGCGCGAGACCGACTACCACAGATACAACTCGTACAAGGGGGTCGTGGGCAGCACCTTCGAGAACCTGCTGGGACGCGACTTCGCGGCCGAAGGGTCATGGGAGAAGATGGGGACAGACGTGACGGAATTCAGGTGCTCGTTCGGCAAGGCATACCTCGCGCCGCTCTACGACTTCTCGAGCAGGGAGATCGTCGCATGGTCCATATCGGAGCACCCCGACATGGCGCAGCAGATGGACATGCTCTGCATGCTCATAGAGAAGCTCCCCGCATGGAAGCATCCGCTGCTCCACAGCGACATGGGATGGCAGTACCAGCATGAGGCCTATTGTTCCAAGCTCGAGGGGGCAGGGATCGTGCAGAGCATGTCCAGGAAGGGCAACTGCCTCGACAATGCCTGCACCGAGGGCCTCTTCGGCCATATGAAGGACGAGTTCTTCCGCGGGAATGACTGGGACACGTTCGGGGTGTTCAAGGCAGACCTTGAGGCATATATAATCTTCTGGAACACCCGCAGGCGCCAGAAGGCGCTTGGCGGCCTGACCCCGGAGGAATTCCGGAACCAGGCCGTCTAG
- a CDS encoding GTPase, producing the protein MTHHRGVLAEADDIYFVGLPGYGFAQRSQTEKQRWADLIDAYFTSERSHNLVIALVDIRHDAQALDLQMIDYLKGAGLPFIIALTKTDKRAHQKQQVQLRNSV; encoded by the coding sequence TTGACACACCATAGGGGCGTCCTTGCCGAGGCTGACGACATCTACTTCGTGGGTCTTCCCGGCTATGGCTTTGCGCAGCGTTCCCAGACAGAGAAGCAGCGTTGGGCTGATTTAATCGATGCTTACTTCACGAGCGAACGCAGCCACAATCTTGTGATTGCACTTGTGGACATCAGGCACGATGCCCAGGCACTCGATCTCCAGATGATCGACTACCTGAAAGGGGCTGGCCTTCCCTTCATCATTGCCCTCACGAAGACAGACAAGCGTGCCCACCAGAAACAGCAGGTCCAGCTGAGGAATTCGGTGTAA
- a CDS encoding GTPase: MGIRYEQVHYLASYGTVEQLPQPKAPEASFVGHSNVGKSSLINRLFNRKSLIKVSSKPGKTAYTNTDNDTTVDSTGDFLQS; this comes from the coding sequence ATGGGAATTCGCTATGAACAAGTCCACTACCTTGCCTCGTATGGCACGGTCGAGCAGCTGCCGCAGCCGAAGGCTCCCGAGGCCTCCTTCGTCGGCCACTCCAATGTCGGCAAATCTTCCCTCATCAACAGGCTCTTCAACAGGAAGTCTCTTATCAAGGTCTCAAGCAAGCCCGGCAAGACCGCTTACACCAACACTGATAATGACACCACAGTTGATTCGACAGGGGATTTCCTGCAGAGTTAG
- a CDS encoding ATP-binding domain-containing protein, with product MSSSISLAKGLEFDTVIVPDAQTEVYPATLLVRCCLYTAISRVMHKVTVVGQGTITELLAPLATQIQEV from the coding sequence TTGTCGTCCTCGATCTCTCTCGCCAAGGGGCTGGAATTCGATACGGTCATCGTCCCCGACGCACAGACAGAGGTCTATCCTGCAACGCTGCTTGTGAGATGTTGCCTCTATACCGCTATCTCCCGCGTCATGCACAAGGTCACGGTCGTCGGCCAGGGAACCATCACCGAGCTTCTTGCTCCCCTCGCTACCCAGATACAGGAGGTCTGA
- a CDS encoding IS3 family transposase, with protein sequence MEGRIDRYIVRHNTVRRKRSLKGVSPMEFRKALGLALAA encoded by the coding sequence TTGGAGGGTCGTATCGATCGCTACATCGTCAGACACAACACGGTCAGGCGCAAGCGCTCGCTCAAAGGCGTGAGCCCGATGGAGTTCAGGAAGGCTTTGGGCTTGGCCCTGGCAGCTTAG
- a CDS encoding helix-turn-helix domain-containing protein, with product MCHYTHLSPQERDCIATLHAEGRSIAYIAAEIGRDSSSVCHKLKRNGHHGHFRACTAQRRADERRRRCRAKRRLSDPALAQKVRLLIMDRHWSLEEIDDISGSRVAAAASLSLPTILP from the coding sequence ATGTGCCACTACACACATCTTAGCCCTCAGGAGAGGGACTGCATAGCCACGCTGCATGCAGAGGGAAGGTCAATTGCCTATATCGCGGCAGAGATCGGCAGGGACAGCTCCAGCGTCTGCCACAAGCTCAAGAGGAACGGCCACCACGGACACTTTAGGGCATGTACTGCCCAAAGGAGGGCGGATGAGCGCCGCAGGAGATGCAGGGCGAAAAGGCGGCTTTCAGACCCTGCGCTCGCACAGAAGGTGCGCTTACTCATCATGGACAGACACTGGTCCCTGGAGGAGATAGACGACATCTCAGGCTCGAGGGTGGCGGCAGCGGCGTCGTTGAGCCTGCCGACTATTCTACCGTGA
- a CDS encoding transposase: protein MFLEGLNSIVQSAKSAARGFRNVAYFKTRIFLRLRNSTSQSRDS, encoded by the coding sequence TTGTTTCTCGAAGGGCTGAACTCGATCGTCCAGTCAGCAAAAAGCGCTGCCAGGGGCTTCAGGAACGTCGCCTACTTTAAGACAAGGATCTTTCTCAGACTGAGAAACTCAACTTCTCAGTCCAGAGACAGCTAG